The nucleotide window TGGGCGTGGAATATTTTTGTTTCCATGATATTGATGTAGCACCAGCAGGCGATTCTATTAAGGATTTCATGAATAACTTAGATGAAATTACTGATTTAATTAGAGTGAAAATGGACGAAACTGGTATTAAATTACTTTGGAACACAGCGAATATGTTTTCTCATCCTCGTTTTAATAATGGCGCCGGCTCGACAAATGACCCAGAAGTGTTTGCCTATGCAGCAGCGCAAGTGAAAAAAGGGCTAGACATCTCTAAGAAACTAGGCGGAGCAAACTATGTATTTTGGGGTGGTCGCGAGGGTTACGAAACGCTTTTAAACACGGATATGAAATTTGAACAAGACAACATTGCTCGTTTATTTAAAATGGTGGTTGCCTACGCCGAAAAGATTGGTCATAAACCGCAATTTTTAATTGAACCAAAACCGAAAGAACCGTCCAAACATCAATATGATTTTGATGCGGCAACAACCATGGCATTTATCCAAAAATATGGTTTAGCAGGTGATTTTAAGCTGAATTTAGAAGCAAACCATGCCACACTTGCTGGGCACACTTTTGAACATGAATTACGTGTAGCTCGTGATTATAACGCTCTTGGTTCAATTGACGCTAACCAAGGAGACATGTTACTTGGGTGGGATACCGATGAATTTCCGACAAATGTCGTTGATGTAACACTTGCGATGTATGAAATTTTACAAAATGGTGGAATTGCGCCAGGTGGCATTAATTTTGATGCAAAAGTGAGACGTTCTTCGTTTGCGATGGAAGACTTATTACTTGCGCATATTGCAGGGATGGACACGTTCGCACGTGGGTTAAAAGCAGCAGCTAAATTAACAGAAGATAAGTTTATCGAGAATATCCTTCGTGAACGCTATGGTAAATGGGTGGATACAGAGATTGGAAAATCCATTCTAGAAAACAAAGAGGATTTGGAATCACTATCGAAATATGCGTATCAACATGGAGATGATATTCAACTGAAATCTAGCCATATCGAACATGTAAAATCGGTGTTGAATGATTATATCTTTTAAATAAAGGAGTTTTAGCAAATGGGTTACGTACTAGGAATTGATCTTGGAACAAGTTCACTAAAAGGAATTGTCATGAATAAGGCGGGCAACTTAATTGCTGAGGCTTCTACGGATTATGCTATCGATTCACCGGCGCCTGGGTTTTCAGAGCAGCATCCAGAATACTGGGTGATTGGACTAGAAAAAGTAATGACAAAGCTTGGTTTTGCTGTAGCGGATTTCGGTGCTGAACTAGAGGCAATCAGTTTTTCTGGACAAATGCATTCACTAGTGATGTTAGGTGCAGAAGAAAAAGTAGTTCACCCAGCGATTTTATGGAATGATGTGCGGACAACCAAACAGTGCACAGAAATTATGGAGGAATATGGAGATGAAATAATTAATATCACCAAAAATATTGTTCTAGAAGGCTTTACTTTGCCAAAAATTTTATGGTTAAAGCAAAATAAACCAGAAGTCTGGGCGAAAGTACGTAAAATTATGTTACCAAAAGATTATCTAGCATTTGTCTTAACAGGAAATATGTCATGTGAATACTCAGATGCTGCTGGAACATCTCTATTTGATATAGAAAAACAAAAATGGTCAACCGCTATTTGTGACAAGTTTGAAATTGATAACAAGATTTTACCAACTGTTGTTTCTTCTTTAGAGCAAGTTGGTGTAGTGAAGGAAGAATATGCAAACCGTTTTGGATTAAAACAAGCGGTGAAAGTATTTGCAGGTGGAGCAGATAATGCTTGTGCAGCACTTGGAGCCGGAATAGTAAACGAGGATTATGCACTTGTTTCACTTGGAACGAGTGGCGTTTTCAGTGCATTTGAGCGTGATATAGTAAATTATCAAGGGAAATTACACTTTTTCAACCATATCGTTTCAGAAGTATATTATTCGATGGGAGTAACGCTTGCGGCTGGAAACTCGCTAAATTGGTTTAAAAATACTTTTGGGAAAGGTTTGAGTTTCCAAGAATTGCTTGCCGGTGTTCATACAGTTGCCCCAGGAAGTGAAGGTCTGCTCTTTACTCCTTATATCGTTGGCGAGCGAACACCTCATATTGATGCAAAAATTCGTGGTAGTTTTATTGGAATCGATACGCGCCATGAGTTGAAACATTTTGCCCGTGCGATTTTAGAAGGTATTACATTTAGTTTGAAGGATGCACAAGTCTTAATGGAAGCGGCTAAAAACAAAAAATTCAAGCGGATTATCAGTGTTGGCGGCGGGGCAAGGAATTCAGAC belongs to Listeria ivanovii subsp. ivanovii and includes:
- the xylA gene encoding xylose isomerase, producing the protein MSYFPQVEKIQFEGKDTKNRLAFRHYQADEVVLGKPMKEHLRFAVAYWHTMTQDGSDPFGMATNERTWIGQTEMETAKNRVEAFFEILEKLGVEYFCFHDIDVAPAGDSIKDFMNNLDEITDLIRVKMDETGIKLLWNTANMFSHPRFNNGAGSTNDPEVFAYAAAQVKKGLDISKKLGGANYVFWGGREGYETLLNTDMKFEQDNIARLFKMVVAYAEKIGHKPQFLIEPKPKEPSKHQYDFDAATTMAFIQKYGLAGDFKLNLEANHATLAGHTFEHELRVARDYNALGSIDANQGDMLLGWDTDEFPTNVVDVTLAMYEILQNGGIAPGGINFDAKVRRSSFAMEDLLLAHIAGMDTFARGLKAAAKLTEDKFIENILRERYGKWVDTEIGKSILENKEDLESLSKYAYQHGDDIQLKSSHIEHVKSVLNDYIF
- the xylB gene encoding xylulokinase, producing the protein MGYVLGIDLGTSSLKGIVMNKAGNLIAEASTDYAIDSPAPGFSEQHPEYWVIGLEKVMTKLGFAVADFGAELEAISFSGQMHSLVMLGAEEKVVHPAILWNDVRTTKQCTEIMEEYGDEIINITKNIVLEGFTLPKILWLKQNKPEVWAKVRKIMLPKDYLAFVLTGNMSCEYSDAAGTSLFDIEKQKWSTAICDKFEIDNKILPTVVSSLEQVGVVKEEYANRFGLKQAVKVFAGGADNACAALGAGIVNEDYALVSLGTSGVFSAFERDIVNYQGKLHFFNHIVSEVYYSMGVTLAAGNSLNWFKNTFGKGLSFQELLAGVHTVAPGSEGLLFTPYIVGERTPHIDAKIRGSFIGIDTRHELKHFARAILEGITFSLKDAQVLMEAAKNKKFKRIISVGGGARNSDWMQMQADIFNAEIIRLEVEQGPGVGACMIAAVGTAWFKDFESCRDVFVQYKKDTFKPKKENVEKYRKLYDVYRAVYPATKKICATLTNLK